The genomic window AGGCATCTCCATAGGATCCAATCGCCAGGTTTGTgtaggccccacctccttgatGCTATTCACTTCCTAAATAGAGCCTTTTCAATGACATGTAAAACTGAACCAGCCATTGTCGCTGGCAGCTGGGTTGACAGTCACGAGCTGACAATGTCACTCAATAATGGTCAAATATTATTCTATATCACCTCTTTTCCACAGCAGAAACAGATTGCCTATGGCTCTGTCCAtgatttccaggcagtccttggggcTGTATCCACATTCTTCTGGCAACGGGATTCAAATGCTGTTCGGGTTagtgcaaacccaaactttcggtaaGTTTGCAACATCAGGGTACGTGTCGAGATTTTGTTGTACATGATATGTAGAAAATATATTTTCTACATGGCTGTGAACATTGTTTGGCTGAACTTTTCAGAGACATTTGATACTATGCCACATGAagggttggtctataaaatgaggatgctgggaataGGGGAAAATATATGTGAAAGTAACTGGGGtaagtaactggctgagtgataTGAAACTGGGGGTGGTTTTTTGATGGAACATACGAAACCCATGGGATCAAAAAAGACATAGAtgctaaaggaaaaaaaacatagtttgaCCTCTAGAAATCACTAGTCAAGCCagacatggaatactgtgtatatAAGAAGAGGTGTAGAGGAGGGCGGTCATtaggggaatgggtgggttatagGACCAATATTATCAAGCTTTGGGTTATTTACTAAAAATATGTCTTAGGggtgatcacaatgtacaaatatatgaatatatcgctctagtgatctttttacacctaggcctgtaaccatgacaagggggcatcttctacatatagaggaaagaaggtttcaccatcatcacagaaggggattctttactgtaagagcagtgagactatggaactctctgccacatgatgttgtcatggctggctcattaaataagttcaaggaagGAATTTGTAACATCACATGAGATAGGACATTGACccggggatttattctgattttggagtcaggaaagaacattttctccctgtgaaaattggcatctgcctcttgaggatttttgcctttctctggattaaCATGGTAGGGTTATGGATtgaagctaccataaaggcagggcaAGCAGCCGCAGGGGGGCCCGGGCCACCCATTGCAAAGCGTGGCCTGCAGGGGCTTAGCAAGGGGttcaacatggggggggggggcgagtgagtctcagtgggcccccaactgattattttacccatagggaacctcagtagaggacaatgctttctgaataataaagggtattttctactacattattcatagtgactgAAAATAGTGGAATAGACTTTCtatatttcacatatataaccatgttaaaattaaaggggttattcagcattacaaaaacatagctgcctttttccagaaacagcgccactctcctccaaagcttggatgtggtagtgcagctcagttccactaaaagagaatggaaccaagttgtaataccacaaacatcatagaggaagctgtggcgctgtttctgttttgtaactagccatccattcttctatctctttgtctcatatctatctgtctaatatctattgggcagcatgaggactacaccatagctgaacACCCGAAATgtatacccgcagtaccaatagagtaactgtatagtacaaatgctgggtaataacaataaagttCAAGACAACTATACttaataacctatatacaaaaagccagactactgcaacataactaaatggaataatcactttataagacgacccccaacttttccagctgaaatatagagtttgggatatactcgccgtataagaccacccctcttccaacccacaccaaataaaaatttataaaagacatcagacagcagcgagatcgaAGAAGCAGGTATAGTAATACTGATAGGATATACGGGCGGGCCAGAAGGGGGAAAGAGGTATGTTTTttttgggcacagcgccactctaccgtatcttgctcttgctctgcccttcatacggttgcCGTATACGGCAAGGATTCcaccattttttagctcccccactgaATGTGgtgactgcagattctccagtccgttTCCAAATTTCTTTGCCCTATAACACAACTACCGCCGTATAAGACAACCACTGACTTGTGAGaatattttcctgggttaaaaattagtcttatacgcaggactGTATTTACTATAGATTATTTACGATAGCTGATGGGCCTAGCATGGGGCACACACACCAGCTAGAGGCTACAGCAAATTTTAGGATGTATAaaagataataaatatatatatatatatatatatatatccccctgagAATGCAGTATGATAACATAAATGATGAAATAGATAAAAACTGTAGCTGAAACAACAAATAAAGGCTCAGACACCACTtctatacatatattttattaacccctagaagGTCCAGCAGTTACATACACAGTTCTCCCTAAAATTATGAGGAGGAAAAGACAAATGAAAATCATCCTATTTTCTCCAAATGCTGAAGATCAAAACATATAAAAGatagatatatttatatttacaacATTACTATATATGTGTAACGTTGCTGTAatctttataaggctatgttcacacatagtattttggacaGTATTTGGAGCCAAAAATCAGGAGTGGAGCTGATGGAGGAAAAACTACAATGGAAACAtttgcagtttctgtgttttcagtccactccagATTTTGgtagaaaaatactgaccaaaaatactataGCTGGGAGGATCCaaaaggacactggggagcacggacaggtaagtattactttatcATTTTCTATATACAGTTTCATCTGTGCCCGACCatgcacctcctattacacggagcgatgcatGGTCGGCGGGCGATGCTTTTTAAACCTGCTAAGAggaaatgatcagctgattatctcctcatcggctgattattgtctttattacacatggGAATATCTGCCGGATTTTGCCTGATTGGACAaataatcaccccgtgtaatagggccctaaaactggATTAAAAAGGAATGGAAACTATACAGGAAGGCCTTATACTTTTtattcctgctggatccacttacACTTTTTTACTCTGTAATATCAGTTTTAAGGGATTACTGTTTTTTTGGATGTTGCACTCAATTTTACATAACGCAATTCCAGCGTGCTGCTGGAATTTTATTTCTTTAATGTCTTAATGGATGCTTCAACCTTATCAACTATGTAAttcttttattatttaatttttcatgCAGAAAATGATACAAAGCAAGAAGCAATGAAAAGAAACATGTTTACACCTgcttttgtttaaaggggtattccgaagaAATATTGTTTATCTAGTTGTGCAAGGAGCAAGGGGGTCAGTATAATTGCTCTAAACCTCTGCCCTGACAACAGAGTCTGAAATACCCCTCtaaaaaactatgtgaagtgctgtatgcgctatacaaataaaagcattattattattataaaggaTAGAAtcacaccattaaaaaaaaaaagctataattgccatgtgactttttgacaaaaaaaaaacaaaaacgcagcagccagatgttagctgggagtCAGTAGGGAAATATGAAATGACATACCCACATGGCATTTTAATTTTTAGTCGTTTTTCATGGGGGGGGGCTAATGGCATTATTTTTAAAATGCAGGATGATcaatctctggcattttttttccccaattaatACTTGCATTATTCCTCCTGTAGACTTCTAtaggaaaaaagaaacaaaaaaaaggtcaTGTCTGTTGCGATTCTTTTCTCCCCGCCCCCCCTTAAATGGTTAAATTGAAATTCTTGAGTCatgttgttaaaaaataaataaattagttgACTTGTAAtgatactgtaacgcctggagtagtggatccactggaccgtcaccagcgatggcactaacctcaccagggagcggagtctaaggggccgctggttttcaccagagcccgccgcaaggcaggatggacttgctgcggcaggcgacccccaggtcgctacccctggcttggttgctggtgatggcaggcgaggcgtggcaggagcagtaggcaggagatggtagtggcagaggtctgtagtcgtgaccgcaggagacaggctgaagacaggagcaatagagtaacaatgaagcaggaaccaggaacaaggactagggaccaggtagtggacaggaatcaggaacaaggactagggaccaggtagcagacaggaatcaggaacaacagggagctgggccaaacgctatgggaagcatgtagaggctccaacccaagggacagggcatgctgggatttataggggagtgattggtgcaactaaccaattaagggcggactggccctttaaatctgagacagccggcgcgcgccggccggcacagaccgagacaggaacggaggagaggtgaggcgccccaggggccgaactagcagcagcgccgggtccctataCAAGgatcccggcggctgcatgggacaggaggcggtcgcggcggcgacccggaacgcgggaagccgccgcggccgtgacagatacAAATGGGAGGCACTAAAATGCCTATATAAATACacactaaagtaaaaaaaaaaaaaaaaaaaagacaccagaaTAATAACAGCAGTAATAAGTTTTTGATACTTTTTTGTAGCTTCAAAAAGagcaaggttaaaaaaaattcaagaaaccctcaagcagtaaaaaaaaaaaattgaaagtctctatatagtgtgtgatacCAGCTTTATATAGAAAAAACATTGTACAAAAAACAAAGGTTAATTTTAATGTTGGGACCAGTaggatacagtaatataggtgactatgctagtgtatatagagtAACATAGGTgactgctagtgtatatacagtaatataggtgactatgctagtgtatatacagtagcataggtgactatgctattgtatatacactttatatacaatagcatagtcacctatgttaccttatatacagtagcatagtcacctatattactgtatatacaatagcatagtcacctatattactgtatatacactagcatagtcacctatattactgtatatacaatagcatagtcacctatattactgcaTATAcactagcagtcacctatattactgtatatacaatagcagtcacctatattactgtatatacactagcatagtcacctatattactgtatatacaatagcatagtaacctatattactgtatatacactagcatagtcacctatattactgtatatacaatagcatagtcacctatgtaactgtatatacaatagcatagtcacctatattactgtatatacaatagcatagtcacttattactgtatatacaatagtagcacagtcacctatattactgtatatacaatagcatagtcacctatgtaactgtatatacaatagcatagtcacttattactgtatatacaatagtagcacagtcacctatattactgtatatacaatagcatagtcacttattactgtatatacaatagtagcacagttacctatattactgtatatacaatagcatagtcacctatgtaactgtatatacaatagcatagtcacctatattactgtatatacaatagcagtcacctatattactgtatatacaatagcagtcactagggctgggcggtataccgcaaaaataccgataccgtcactggcgtcagttaaccgacctcaactctgccaggacggtatctgcggtattcccccacccggcggccgcatgctctggtgcagggagagagaggggtcccGGGTGGAGAGGTGGAGGCTGGACAGCTGATGCTCCGGTTCACCTCCTGAGCCAGGACgcacatatactgctgcagggcaggggatggaagatcctgctgtgtgggctgaagaggaaggctgaagatgtgacaggctgcacacagacGGCAGCGTCCTCTCCAGTGTgagctcagcgctgctgctgccgggcggctcacttctcctagcttctctggaagctgcacggtgagccctgccccccccctctcccgcatatacagttggggtcaggtatgggtcggcacctccatgcttcactggccaccgcactctgtcccgcacaggaatcctcggagccccgttatgttttgtcagtgctggaagcagctgtgtgtgaggctctgcccgggacacagatatatgtgctacagcactgcgtgacaggggccgaggattcctgtgcgggagagagagagccgtgcccgggggaacatggaggtgccgacctatacctgaccccctgcagccactgagaagatctctatctctctatctctctcctatctatctcctatctatctcctatctatctatctatctatctatctatctatctatctatctatctattaatctatctattatctatctatctatctctctatctctctctctctcctatctacccctctctctctctccctcctatctatctatctatctatctatctaaatcacaGGAAAATAGTAGCAGCACTTCAAGAGAGGTAGAAGTCGAGACCTGGGACCGTATTTAAATAgtataggaaaatccacagcactcctaatGCAATTCAAGGTGCGATTTATTGAAAAagcaagtgcagcatacagacgcaaCGTTTAATAGCTGCagaaacgttgcgtctgtatgCTGCATTTGCTTTTTCAATAAATCGCACCTTGAATTGCattaggagtgctgtggattttcctatactatctatctgtctcctatctgtctatacatacacacacacactatatatatatatatatatatatatatatatatatacacacactgtatatatagatagatacatagatagataaagcaaacaatataggcagcacactaaacgaactgtggaggccagcagtcgaataccaagtcagctagtaaaaaatactctgcagcactctgatggtaatacaaacgtggatttattccatataacaatatgcatcaaacttcacaagtaatatacaatgtttcgtcgtctcctacaccattttcaagtgccacttgaaaatggcgtaggagatgccaaaacgttgtgtattacttgtgaagtttgctgcacattgttatatggaataaatccacgtttgtattaccatcggaaaataggGTTTTAAAAAgtggtgtggcttttaaaaggggcgtgtcataattatcgttcaatttatcgttaccgcggcttcatgtacgataaaccgcgatattgatttaggccattatcgcccagccctagcagtcacctatattactgtatatacaatagcatagtcacttattactgtagatacaatagtagcacagttacctatattactgtatatacaatagcagtcacctatattactgtatatacaatagcatagtcacttattactgtatatacaatagcatagtcacctatattactgtatatacaatagcatagtcacctaataTAGGTGTCTGTgctactattgtatatacagtaataagtgactatgctattgtatatacagtaatataggtgactgctattgtatatacagtaatatagatgactatgctattgtatatacagtatatatacagtaatataggtgactatgctcttGTATATAGAGTAACACCTTGGTATTCAAAACGCATTTCCCTCTGAAGTTTTGTTCGGTACTGGAACATTGCTTTCAGAAAATCGGGGGGAGAACTGTCAGGTTGTATTAAGGTGTTcagacaccaaggttacaggtTCTGGATACCCACTGCaaatactactgtatgtattggggctcataatacagtgtgggggcactttcagggcattatactgtctgTGGCGCACCAATTCTGATAACACTGGGATCGGGGGGGgaggcgccatttgccttctctgcctagggcaccaaaacttcttgtcccggccctggtgttCAATACGGTAAATCCACAATGTAAATTAAAAGTTTCTATACGTTAAACAATCCTCTATGTATTTCAATCCTCTATGTATTCCAGAAAGGATCAGAAACTTGGTTGATACTGGGAATAAAGGACATGACACACTGGGGAATTATCCACAAGGAGACACAGAGAATACACATTGGCAGCATTCCCAGAGTATatcatctccagtatacagctgCACCCAGAGAGTAGTCACCAGGTACCTGTAGAGTGGATCATCCACCAATGTGATCAAATCATAGGAACAGCTGCCATGTGGGAATCATCACCTGTAGCCGCACTTTCACATTTATTCCACAGGTCGAACAATACACCAATCAGAATCTCATCAGTTTCTCACTGTAGGTTATGATTCTTATAGAACCATCCCATACCAATAATGCAGCATgaaggggctcggtgaaggtgTCGGTGAAGGTGTataagtgtctgatggggtcacacagctcagaaaaggacagctgcccggcctcataatccagacaGATCCTGATTCTTTTACTGGAGATATTGTCAGGTAATTGGATCTCTTCACTGTCATGTCTCACTGAATACTGATTATTATGCCTCTGCATACACCAGGACTTGTAATTATTTCCAATACGTGAATGACCTCCCCTCCTGCCTGTACTGGGATAACACATCCCCACCCTCCAGCTCCCTGACCTGatctccacatcccagtaatgtcgccCTGAGGAGAATCTCCTGCTGCTCATCACCTGACGATAATACTCGAATCTCTTTGCTGTTTCTGGACGATTCTGCTCCTTCCATGTCCAGGTTGCAGTTTTCAGGTCATCTGATATAAGGAGCTTATTATTAGCTGTGTTTACATCCAGTAATATGTCTGCAGGACCCTCCCCATAGATCCTTATACTTGATATTATGTCACATAATGTGCGGAATGTGTCTGAGATCACAGCCACATCCAGATCATCTACACCATGGAGCTGTCTATcatgtcccccagtgtcctcatcacctccctcctcctcaggatcacacaagtcacctgtgtctggttcctgtaagacagtcagtggatccgccatgttacacagctcctcaatgtgtctcatcttcctggacagctcgtccttctttatttccagctgctggatcagagcagacagtgacagtgactcttccttttcctgcctggagatctcgctcaggaccctcttctccaggtcgtccagccgtctcctgatgtctgtaaacagggcagtgactctctcggcttctccagctgctttttcttgagcttttctcctgcgctcctccacaCTCTGGACTCTTTCCTCAGTCTCCTTTTTTTTTATGATCAGTTTCTGGAGAACATTTCTCAGCTTCACCTTCTTGTTTTTAAAGGCCTCATCTAGTGACTCCACTTTATGTCTATTGTGTTCTCCAATCAGATAACAGGACACACAGATACAAGCAGCGTCCTCAGTGCAGTAATATTCCAGCATCTTCTTATGGacagaacatttcctcttctccagggaagtgctgggcTCAGATAAGgcgtgttctggtgacttgctgtgagctctcaggtgtttatcacacagagaagcctcacagTGCAGACAGGATATCACAGCAG from Dendropsophus ebraccatus isolate aDenEbr1 chromosome 1, aDenEbr1.pat, whole genome shotgun sequence includes these protein-coding regions:
- the LOC138772062 gene encoding E3 ubiquitin/ISG15 ligase TRIM25-like; protein product: MASAALRDELDCSICLITYTDPVMLRCGHNFCRVCIGRVLDTQDGAGVYSCPECREEYQERPALMRNIALCNLMENILLTPPTPTESGICCTYCVDSAVPAVISCLHCEASLCDKHLRAHSKSPEHALSEPSTSLEKRKCSVHKKMLEYYCTEDAACICVSCYLIGEHNRHKVESLDEAFKNKKVKLRNVLQKLIIKKKETEERVQSVEERRRKAQEKAAGEAERVTALFTDIRRRLDDLEKRVLSEISRQEKEESLSLSALIQQLEIKKDELSRKMRHIEELCNMADPLTVLQEPDTGDLCDPEEEGGDEDTGGHDRQLHGVDDLDVAVISDTFRTLCDIISSIRIYGEGPADILLDVNTANNKLLISDDLKTATWTWKEQNRPETAKRFEYYRQVMSSRRFSSGRHYWDVEIRSGSWRVGMCYPSTGRRGGHSRIGNNYKSWCMQRHNNQYSVRHDSEEIQLPDNISSKRIRICLDYEAGQLSFSELCDPIRHLYTFTDTFTEPLHAALLVWDGSIRIITYSEKLMRF